From a single Capsicum annuum cultivar UCD-10X-F1 chromosome 12, UCD10Xv1.1, whole genome shotgun sequence genomic region:
- the LOC124889758 gene encoding uncharacterized protein LOC124889758, whose translation MDDHHVLKIPPLPPSLPDPLDPMETQSNTDLSKETIKDSFKVVLLNKETSLNRPFVASDKGKAPMIPQDPEGVVNLSKKDKERIYAPWKFSVIVKAFNKKLAHNYLKIKLTKLWKLTEPLTLIDLGYDYYVDKFNNPEGKFLSVRKWEPNFVPEEATQTHSAIWTRLPQLPTELYDRNILERIGNHFGTQLWIDVCTSATLRGRYARIYIQAPLHEPVKKFVMVGTHKQSMVYEGEGILYTGCGRLGHTSTNCPNVISQPSKPFMTQTPAWPPPAREQLKKRDGKQYNFLKGNK comes from the exons ATGGATGACCACCATGTCCTGAAAATACCTCCCTTACCCCCTTCTCTACCAGATCCCCTGGATCCCATGGAAACACAAAGTAACACAGACTTATCGAAAGAAACAATCAAAGACTCATTTAAAGTTGTCCTTCTGAATAAGGAGACCAGCCTGAATAGGCCATTTGTGGCATCTGATAAAGGGAAAGCACCAATGATACCTCAAGACCCTGAGGGTGTGGTGAATCTAAGCAAGAAAGACAAAGAACGGATTTACGCCCCATGGAAGTTCTCAGTGATTGTAAAAGCTTTCAATAAGAAATTGGCCCacaactatttaaaaattaaattgacgAAACTGTGGAAGCTAACCGAGCCGCTCACATTGATCGATCTCGGATATGACTACTATGTGGACAAATTCAACAACCCTGAGG GAAAATTCCTATCTGTGCGAAAATGGGAACCTAACTTTGTCCCTGAGGAAGCTACACAGACACACTCTGCAATTTGGACTAGGCTACCGCAACTACCAACTGAACTCTATGACAGAAACATCCTTGAGAGAATTGGTAATCACTTTGGGACACAACTATGGATAGACGTGTGTACTTCAGCAACATTAAGGGGCAGATATGCAAGGATTTACATCCAAGCGCCACTTCATGAACCCGTCAAAAAATTTGTCATGGTGGGAACCCATAAACAGAGCATGGTATATGAGGGTGAAGGAATTTTATATACAGGATGTGGAAGGTTAGGCCACACATCCACAAATTGCCCAAATGTTATATCTCAACCCTCCAAACCCTTTATGACCCAAACACCTGCCTGGCCTCCACCAGCAAGGGAACAACTGAAAAAGAGGGATGGCAAACAGTACAATTTCCTAAAAGGAAACAAATGA